In Methylococcus geothermalis, one genomic interval encodes:
- a CDS encoding phage holin family protein, with the protein MVAFLVHLFFTAALLLLVAHLVRGVEVEGWGSAILGAIMLGLVNAFVRPVMVLLTLPFTILSFGLFLLVINAFMLWMVSVLVPGIRIHGFASALLGSLLLTLLNMGVASLLGPV; encoded by the coding sequence GTGGTTGCGTTTCTCGTGCATCTCTTTTTCACGGCAGCCTTGCTGCTGCTGGTGGCCCATCTCGTGCGGGGAGTCGAGGTGGAAGGCTGGGGTTCGGCGATTCTCGGCGCCATCATGCTGGGCTTGGTGAACGCCTTCGTGCGGCCGGTCATGGTGCTGCTCACCCTGCCGTTCACGATCCTGAGCTTCGGGCTCTTCCTCCTGGTGATCAACGCTTTCATGCTATGGATGGTGTCCGTCCTGGTTCCAGGCATCCGCATCCATGGTTTTGCTTCGGCCTTGCTGGGGAGCCTCCTCCTCACGCTGCTTAACATGGGCGTCGCCTCCCTCCTGGGACCGGTGTGA
- a CDS encoding vWA domain-containing protein, translating to MFEFAWPLLFLALPLPLLVYWAWRPAPRGGGGVLRVAFAGEFADLGTAGPAAPGSRAPLALAALGWLLLVSAAARPQWLGEPIEQTVSGRDLMLAVDLSGSMDIEDFVVNREVSNRLEAVKRVATAFIERRTGDRVGLILFGEQAYLQVPLTFDRKTVQNLLDEAVIGLAGDKTAIGDAIGLAIKRLRDNPADQRVLILLSDGANTAGQVQPLQAAELAAREGLKIYTIGVGADEMIVRDFFGTRRVNPSEDLDEATMTAIAEKTGGRYFRARNTEELDQIYALLDQLEPSSRDAQYFRPRDELYPWPLGLALLAGVSALWLRGRNAA from the coding sequence ATGTTCGAATTCGCCTGGCCCCTGCTATTTCTCGCCCTGCCTCTACCCCTCCTCGTTTACTGGGCGTGGCGCCCCGCGCCGCGCGGGGGCGGCGGGGTGCTGCGCGTCGCCTTCGCCGGAGAATTCGCCGACTTGGGCACCGCGGGCCCCGCCGCGCCGGGCAGCCGTGCCCCGCTGGCGTTGGCCGCGCTGGGCTGGCTGCTGCTGGTCTCGGCGGCGGCCCGGCCGCAGTGGCTGGGCGAGCCGATCGAGCAGACCGTGAGCGGACGCGATCTGATGCTGGCCGTGGACCTGTCCGGCAGCATGGACATCGAGGATTTCGTGGTCAACCGCGAGGTCTCCAACCGGCTCGAGGCGGTCAAGCGGGTGGCGACCGCTTTCATCGAGCGGCGCACCGGCGACCGGGTCGGGCTGATCCTGTTCGGTGAACAGGCTTATCTCCAGGTGCCACTCACCTTCGACCGCAAGACCGTCCAGAACCTGCTCGACGAGGCCGTGATCGGCCTGGCCGGCGACAAGACCGCGATCGGCGATGCCATCGGCCTGGCGATCAAGCGCCTGCGCGACAATCCAGCCGACCAGCGGGTGCTGATCCTGCTCAGCGACGGCGCCAACACCGCCGGCCAGGTGCAGCCGCTGCAGGCCGCCGAACTGGCGGCGCGGGAAGGGCTCAAGATCTACACCATCGGCGTCGGCGCGGACGAGATGATCGTGCGCGACTTTTTCGGCACCCGCCGGGTCAACCCTTCCGAGGACCTGGACGAGGCCACGATGACGGCCATCGCGGAAAAGACGGGGGGACGCTATTTCCGCGCCCGCAACACCGAGGAACTGGATCAGATCTATGCCCTGTTGGACCAGCTCGAACCCTCCTCGCGCGACGCCCAGTATTTCCGCCCCCGGGACGAACTCTATCCCTGGCCGCTGGGACTCGCGCTGCTGGCCGGCGTGAGCGCGTTGTGGCTGCGCGGGAGGAACGCCGCATGA
- a CDS encoding BatD family protein: protein MAKRRRQAWRLMILGLLLYLGLSGTGMAVEITVTADRDPVPIDESFNLTFSADESPDDEPDFTPLNRDFRVLGQSRNSQISMVDGKLSRTLEWTVSVIAKHAGTLTVPSIAFGADRSKSATVTVTDRAVQGQARSGGDDALLIEVDVAPENPYVQAQAIYTVRVLYRTNLGRARLSPLEVPDALVQQLGDKRNFSTERHGNTYAATEIRYAIFPQKSGTLRIPPLTLDAEVQAGGRGGMIPFFGRPAKTVSLQSEPVELQVRPAPAAFSGKHWLPAESVTLEETLSPDTAEVEAGQPLTRTLTLKARGATVGVLPELSSAGLPAEIRSYPDQPALDEQRQGSGLFSTRQEKTALIPDKPGRYALPAIEVPWWNIATEKMEVARLPERVIEVGAGAARRVQPVPTAVPSMPAEPGSTAPASVHPEAAEPAMAASPVWFWLSIVLAVGWLITAGLWWRSTLRAHEEPAKKTPENGRPSDRQCMRELKEACAANDPERTRRALLDWAALRWPDHEASLEGIASHSEGELKTAVQALGRALYGHPREAWKGELLWAAIVTTDLGKARQENRGLPELASLHPAAKATP, encoded by the coding sequence ATGGCGAAACGACGCAGGCAGGCATGGCGCCTGATGATCCTGGGCCTGCTGCTGTACCTGGGCCTGAGCGGCACCGGCATGGCTGTGGAAATCACCGTCACGGCCGATCGCGACCCGGTACCCATCGACGAATCCTTCAACCTCACCTTCAGCGCCGACGAATCGCCCGACGACGAACCGGATTTCACGCCGCTGAACCGGGATTTCCGGGTGCTGGGCCAAAGCCGGAACAGCCAGATATCGATGGTCGACGGCAAGCTCAGCCGCACCCTCGAATGGACCGTATCGGTCATCGCCAAACACGCCGGCACACTGACGGTACCGTCCATCGCTTTCGGCGCCGACCGCTCCAAGTCCGCCACTGTCACGGTCACGGATCGAGCCGTGCAGGGGCAAGCCCGCAGCGGCGGGGACGATGCGCTTCTGATCGAAGTGGACGTCGCGCCGGAAAACCCTTATGTCCAGGCGCAGGCGATCTACACCGTGCGCGTGCTCTACCGGACCAATCTGGGGCGCGCCCGGTTGAGCCCCCTGGAGGTTCCCGACGCGCTGGTCCAGCAACTGGGTGACAAGCGCAATTTCTCGACGGAACGTCACGGCAACACCTACGCGGCCACCGAAATCCGCTATGCGATTTTTCCGCAGAAAAGCGGCACCCTGCGTATCCCGCCACTGACCCTGGATGCCGAAGTTCAGGCTGGCGGACGGGGCGGAATGATCCCCTTCTTCGGGCGCCCGGCGAAAACCGTCAGCCTGCAGTCCGAACCGGTCGAACTGCAGGTGCGGCCGGCGCCGGCGGCGTTTTCCGGCAAACATTGGCTGCCCGCGGAAAGCGTAACGCTGGAGGAAACCTTGTCGCCGGACACCGCCGAGGTCGAGGCGGGCCAGCCCCTCACCCGGACCCTCACGCTCAAGGCGCGAGGCGCGACAGTCGGGGTGCTGCCGGAGCTGAGCTCGGCAGGGTTGCCGGCGGAAATTCGCAGCTACCCGGATCAACCGGCCCTGGACGAGCAGCGCCAAGGCAGCGGGCTGTTCAGCACCCGCCAGGAAAAAACCGCGCTGATACCCGACAAACCGGGCCGCTACGCTCTTCCTGCGATCGAAGTGCCGTGGTGGAACATCGCCACCGAAAAAATGGAAGTGGCGCGCCTGCCCGAACGTGTGATCGAGGTCGGCGCCGGCGCCGCGAGACGAGTCCAGCCGGTCCCGACAGCGGTGCCGTCGATGCCCGCCGAACCAGGCAGCACCGCGCCTGCCTCCGTCCACCCCGAGGCGGCGGAACCCGCTATGGCTGCCTCTCCGGTATGGTTCTGGCTCAGCATCGTTCTGGCGGTAGGGTGGCTGATCACGGCGGGCCTGTGGTGGCGATCGACCCTTAGGGCGCATGAGGAACCCGCCAAAAAAACGCCCGAAAACGGCAGGCCGTCCGACAGACAGTGCATGCGCGAACTGAAGGAAGCCTGTGCCGCCAACGATCCCGAACGGACCCGCCGAGCCCTGCTCGACTGGGCCGCGCTGCGCTGGCCGGATCACGAAGCCTCCTTGGAAGGAATCGCCTCACACTCCGAAGGCGAGCTGAAAACCGCCGTCCAGGCTCTGGGTCGTGCGCTCTACGGCCATCCACGGGAAGCATGGAAGGGAGAGCTGCTGTGGGCGGCGATCGTGACCACCGATCTGGGCAAAGCGAGGCAGGAAAACCGGGGCTTGCCAGAACTCGCATCCCTGCATCCGGCGGCGAAGGCCACGCCTTAG
- a CDS encoding VWA domain-containing protein: MNEFHFLRPLWLAAWIPLVLALWYWRRREQGEGDWTQVCDGGLLPHLLIGTAGRTGRLSWWLGAMAGTLAVLAAAGPAWERQQTPGFRSQSALVIALELSPAMDAADLQPSRLTRLRYAVTDLLKHRKDGQTALLVYGGDAFTVTPLTDDVDTIDAQLPALSSDLVPTAGHDVERALTLAAQLLRDGGFGRGDILLAAVQTDPAAEAAAARLRGEGFRVSVLGVGTEAGAPIPLRNGGFRKAANGEIELSRLDESALRQLAEQGGGRYLELSAGATATDALASFFEQNSRLNEGVEAAMKLALWEDRGPWLLLLVLPLAALGFRRGWLAVLVLGLPLPRPAEALDWQGLWQTPDQQAAEAFQAGQFDEAARTFRNPAWQSAAEYRAGNYEEAAKSLEGLDTADAAYNRGNALARAGKLSDALKAYDQALRLDPNDEDARHNREAVEEALKRQQQQQKPRSDSENRDQEQKDQQQDQQDPNGSNQDQENPQGQKSDQDQSREHPKPDEKAAEQAGEPNREQQHETAEGHQQPPPPSPQPQEQAGEEGGNQEQQMPQAESRSEDEKEQATEQWLKRIPDDPGGLLRRKFLYQYRQRQQRSGGQ, translated from the coding sequence ATGAACGAGTTCCATTTCCTCCGTCCGCTCTGGCTGGCGGCCTGGATTCCTCTGGTGCTGGCGCTTTGGTACTGGCGCCGCCGCGAGCAGGGCGAGGGCGACTGGACCCAAGTCTGCGACGGTGGCCTGCTGCCGCATCTGCTGATCGGCACGGCCGGCCGGACCGGCAGGCTGTCCTGGTGGCTCGGCGCGATGGCCGGTACGCTGGCGGTGCTGGCCGCGGCCGGCCCCGCCTGGGAGCGCCAGCAGACGCCGGGATTCCGCAGCCAGTCGGCGCTGGTGATCGCGCTGGAACTCTCCCCGGCCATGGACGCGGCGGACCTCCAGCCCTCGCGCCTGACCCGGCTGCGCTATGCCGTGACCGATCTGCTGAAGCACCGCAAGGACGGCCAGACGGCGCTGCTGGTCTACGGCGGCGATGCCTTCACCGTCACGCCGCTGACCGACGACGTCGACACCATCGACGCCCAGCTCCCGGCCTTGAGTTCCGACCTGGTGCCGACCGCAGGCCACGACGTCGAGCGAGCCCTGACCCTGGCCGCCCAGCTCCTGCGCGATGGCGGTTTCGGCCGGGGCGACATCCTGCTGGCCGCGGTGCAGACGGACCCGGCGGCCGAAGCCGCGGCGGCGCGACTGCGGGGCGAGGGTTTCCGGGTCTCGGTGCTGGGTGTCGGCACCGAAGCGGGCGCCCCGATTCCGCTGCGCAACGGCGGCTTCCGCAAAGCCGCCAATGGCGAGATCGAGCTGTCGCGTCTGGACGAATCCGCTCTCCGCCAGCTGGCCGAACAGGGCGGCGGGCGCTACCTCGAACTGAGCGCCGGCGCCACGGCCACCGATGCCTTGGCCTCGTTCTTCGAGCAGAACTCCCGCCTCAACGAAGGCGTCGAAGCCGCCATGAAACTGGCGCTGTGGGAAGACCGCGGCCCCTGGCTGCTGCTGCTGGTCCTGCCTTTGGCGGCGCTGGGCTTCCGCCGCGGCTGGCTGGCCGTCCTGGTGCTCGGCCTGCCGTTGCCGCGTCCGGCAGAGGCACTGGACTGGCAAGGGCTCTGGCAGACCCCGGACCAGCAGGCGGCGGAAGCCTTCCAAGCCGGACAATTCGACGAGGCCGCCCGGACCTTCCGGAATCCGGCCTGGCAAAGCGCGGCCGAGTACCGCGCCGGCAACTATGAGGAAGCGGCCAAGTCCTTGGAGGGACTGGACACAGCCGATGCCGCCTACAATCGGGGCAACGCCCTGGCCCGGGCCGGCAAACTGTCCGATGCGCTCAAGGCCTACGATCAAGCCCTCCGGCTCGATCCCAATGACGAAGACGCCCGCCACAACCGCGAAGCGGTCGAAGAAGCCCTGAAACGACAGCAACAACAGCAGAAGCCGCGATCCGATTCCGAGAACCGGGATCAGGAACAGAAGGACCAGCAGCAGGACCAACAGGACCCGAACGGGAGCAACCAGGACCAGGAGAATCCTCAGGGCCAAAAATCCGACCAGGATCAGTCCCGGGAACACCCCAAGCCGGACGAAAAAGCGGCCGAACAGGCCGGTGAACCAAACCGGGAACAGCAACACGAAACGGCAGAGGGGCACCAGCAGCCTCCGCCGCCATCGCCCCAGCCGCAGGAACAGGCCGGCGAGGAAGGCGGGAACCAGGAGCAGCAGATGCCGCAAGCCGAATCCCGATCCGAAGACGAAAAGGAACAGGCCACCGAGCAATGGCTCAAACGCATCCCGGACGACCCCGGCGGCCTGCTTCGGCGCAAGTTCCTCTATCAATACCGCCAGCGCCAGCAGCGCTCGGGAGGGCAATGA
- the hemW gene encoding radical SAM family heme chaperone HemW — translation MLKPPPLGLYIHVPWCVRKCPYCDFNSHRFEGILPERDYIAALLQDLSRDARRVPGRTVESVFIGGGTPSLLSPEAIGLLLDGVRARIALAADAEITLEANPGTAESAKFKGFREAGVNRLSIGVQSFDDAKLAALGRIHDGRAAVEAASMAREAGFGNFNLDLMFGLPGQTVAEVERDVETAIALGPTHVSFYQLTLEPNTLFHRFPPVLPDDDDIWNIQRAGQALLAEHGYRQYEVSAYARDGFRCRHNLNYWRFGDYLGIGAGAHGKITEPASGRVTRLWKTRHPVQYLETLGIGGEHRVNPENLPFEFLMNRLRLRDGFELGDFTEGTGLEACALEPALSECLSERLLERSGSLIRCTDTGWNFLDDVLQRFLPSA, via the coding sequence ATGCTGAAACCGCCGCCATTGGGACTCTACATCCATGTGCCCTGGTGCGTGCGCAAGTGTCCGTATTGCGATTTCAACTCCCACCGCTTCGAGGGAATCCTGCCGGAGCGCGATTATATCGCGGCCCTGCTGCAGGATTTGTCGCGAGACGCGAGAAGGGTTCCGGGCCGCACGGTGGAATCGGTATTCATCGGCGGCGGCACCCCCAGCCTGCTGAGCCCCGAAGCCATCGGCCTATTACTGGACGGCGTCAGGGCGCGCATTGCCCTGGCCGCCGACGCCGAGATCACTCTCGAAGCCAATCCCGGCACGGCGGAAAGCGCCAAATTCAAAGGCTTCCGCGAAGCCGGCGTCAACCGCCTGTCGATCGGTGTGCAGAGTTTCGACGACGCCAAGCTCGCGGCTCTGGGTCGCATCCACGACGGCCGCGCCGCCGTCGAGGCGGCTTCCATGGCGCGCGAAGCCGGATTCGGCAACTTCAACCTGGACCTGATGTTCGGCCTGCCGGGCCAGACCGTCGCCGAGGTGGAACGGGATGTGGAAACGGCCATCGCGCTGGGGCCGACCCATGTCTCCTTCTACCAGCTCACGCTCGAACCCAACACCCTGTTCCACCGTTTTCCGCCCGTGCTGCCGGATGACGACGACATCTGGAACATCCAGCGCGCCGGCCAAGCCCTGCTCGCCGAACACGGCTACCGCCAATACGAGGTCTCGGCCTATGCCCGCGACGGCTTCCGCTGCCGCCACAACCTGAACTATTGGCGCTTCGGCGACTATTTAGGCATCGGTGCGGGTGCTCATGGCAAGATCACCGAACCGGCGTCCGGACGGGTCACGCGGCTATGGAAAACCCGCCACCCCGTGCAATACCTGGAAACCTTAGGCATCGGCGGCGAGCACCGCGTCAATCCGGAGAACCTGCCCTTCGAATTCCTGATGAACCGCTTGCGGCTGCGGGATGGTTTCGAGCTTGGCGACTTCACCGAAGGCACGGGACTGGAGGCTTGCGCCCTGGAACCCGCCCTGTCGGAATGCCTGAGCGAAAGACTGCTGGAGCGATCGGGCAGCCTTATCCGCTGTACCGACACCGGCTGGAATTTTCTGGACGACGTCTTGCAGCGCTTCCTTCCGTCTGCCTGA
- a CDS encoding DUF58 domain-containing protein has translation MSSVPHPASPSADLVRPSLAGLIRLNHPASGIGLYRIAVKAVESGGYLSRFKARGMEFDESRPYAPGDDVRNLDWRVTARTGRTHTKLFREERERPVMLSVDYRAAMWFATRGAFKSVRVAQLASLLAWSASHHGDRVGGQIFSEHGCSEFKPEHGQRGVLRLLRQLADTQGPALPATASETVPAAAMKRLQQHVRPGTLVFVLSDFRGFDAAAQTALSALARHASVVLVFVYDPLEAGLPKSGHFRVSDTIRETAFDASRRSAERWREKFETRRGALEHYARGHRMRWLECSTADDPLAFLQRALRASSKTR, from the coding sequence ATGAGTAGTGTTCCGCATCCGGCGAGCCCTTCCGCCGACCTGGTCCGTCCCTCGCTGGCCGGGCTGATCCGCCTGAACCATCCGGCCTCCGGCATCGGCCTGTACCGGATCGCGGTGAAGGCGGTGGAGAGCGGCGGGTACCTGTCGCGTTTCAAGGCACGCGGCATGGAGTTCGACGAGTCGCGGCCCTACGCCCCGGGCGACGACGTGCGCAACCTGGACTGGCGGGTCACGGCGCGGACAGGCCGGACCCACACCAAGCTGTTCCGGGAAGAGCGCGAGCGGCCGGTGATGCTGTCGGTGGACTACCGCGCGGCAATGTGGTTCGCCACCCGCGGGGCGTTCAAATCGGTACGGGTGGCCCAGCTCGCCTCCCTCCTGGCCTGGAGCGCGAGCCACCACGGCGACCGGGTGGGCGGCCAGATCTTTTCCGAGCACGGCTGCAGCGAGTTCAAGCCCGAGCACGGCCAGCGCGGGGTGCTGCGCCTGCTCCGGCAACTGGCGGACACGCAAGGGCCGGCGCTGCCGGCCACGGCGTCCGAGACCGTGCCGGCCGCGGCCATGAAACGCTTGCAGCAGCACGTGAGGCCGGGGACTTTGGTGTTCGTGCTCAGCGATTTCCGCGGCTTCGACGCCGCGGCGCAGACCGCCCTGAGCGCCCTGGCGCGGCATGCCTCGGTGGTGCTGGTGTTCGTGTACGATCCACTGGAGGCGGGATTGCCGAAATCCGGCCATTTCCGGGTCAGCGACACGATCCGGGAAACGGCCTTCGACGCCAGCCGCCGCAGCGCCGAGCGCTGGCGCGAGAAATTCGAAACGCGCCGCGGCGCACTGGAACACTACGCCCGCGGCCACCGCATGCGCTGGCTGGAATGCTCGACCGCGGACGATCCGCTGGCATTCCTGCAGCGGGCGCTGCGCGCCTCATCGAAGACGCGCTGA
- a CDS encoding DUF4381 domain-containing protein — protein sequence MEPQLDLRDIHLPPPVGWWPPAPGWWLAPLLAIALALILWLVWRRLIRNPFRNEVLRELAAIEALDALDPAEKIRRVSVLLRRACLTLYPRQEVAGLTGQAWLDRLDSLLGDRRFRDGPGRCLADAPYRPASEADPAALFALCRDWARKLPRPGRRAH from the coding sequence ATGGAGCCGCAACTCGATCTCCGCGACATCCATCTGCCCCCGCCGGTTGGCTGGTGGCCCCCGGCGCCCGGCTGGTGGCTGGCGCCGCTGCTGGCCATCGCGCTGGCCCTGATCCTGTGGCTCGTGTGGAGGCGCCTCATCCGCAACCCGTTCAGAAACGAAGTGCTGCGCGAGCTGGCCGCGATCGAAGCCTTGGACGCTCTCGATCCGGCCGAAAAAATCCGGCGGGTCTCGGTCCTGTTGCGGCGCGCCTGCCTGACTCTCTATCCGCGGCAGGAAGTGGCGGGGCTGACCGGCCAGGCCTGGCTGGACCGGCTGGATTCCTTGCTGGGCGACCGCCGCTTCCGCGACGGCCCCGGCCGCTGCCTCGCCGACGCCCCCTACAGACCCGCCAGCGAAGCGGACCCGGCCGCCCTGTTCGCCTTGTGCCGGGACTGGGCCCGCAAACTGCCCCGGCCGGGACGCCGCGCTCACTGA